The following proteins are co-located in the Elusimicrobiaceae bacterium genome:
- a CDS encoding outer membrane beta-barrel protein — MYSNVNYKYNDEHNSDGSTLALGVEGKIAPKVTGMAKATYAMRDYTHHLSGYSTYEDLFGYDLSLEYRPTGRNVIRLSGIRKFEESTYVNNRYFADTLISLYFSHQLSNRLKAAVTLSYENMDYEHANNQGVKRSDDLYGVRPEVTYQLNKWLSAGAWYQLRSRHSNTYENEYNSNKGGLFLKATL, encoded by the coding sequence ATGTATAGCAATGTAAACTATAAATACAATGACGAACATAACTCCGACGGAAGCACCTTGGCTTTGGGGGTAGAAGGAAAAATCGCCCCGAAAGTGACCGGTATGGCTAAGGCCACTTATGCCATGCGCGATTATACGCATCATCTTTCCGGTTACAGCACTTACGAAGATTTATTCGGTTATGACCTTTCTTTAGAATATAGACCGACCGGCAGAAATGTAATCCGTTTGTCAGGAATAAGAAAGTTTGAAGAATCTACCTATGTGAACAATCGTTATTTTGCCGATACGTTGATTTCTTTGTATTTTTCTCATCAGCTTTCTAACCGCTTAAAAGCGGCGGTGACGCTGTCTTATGAAAATATGGATTACGAACATGCCAACAATCAAGGAGTTAAAAGATCCGACGATTTATACGGCGTCCGTCCCGAAGTGACGTATCAATTGAATAAATGGCTTTCGGCGGGAGCATGGTACCAGTTGCGCAGCAGACACTCTAACACATATGAGAATGAGTACAACAGCAATAAAGGGGGCCTGTTCTTAAAAGCCACTTTGTAA